DNA sequence from the Candidatus Zixiibacteriota bacterium genome:
AATAACAGTATGTCTTTCCGGGAACCTGTCGGCCCAGATCATACCCACACCGTGGTGGGCAGGCTTCTATGACAGTTTGTATCTTTCCACGTTCAACGGTGATTCATTACCGCCCGGTTCGATCATACAGGCTTACGACCCACAGGATGTGCTGTGCGGTCAGGATACGGTTGGTGTAGCGGGGACTTTCGGTTTCATGTCGGTGTACGGTGACGACGTTGCCAACACGCCGGCTGTCGACGAAGGGGCTGTTGACGGTGACAGTATCAGATTCAAGGTCAATGGCCGCTGGGCGACGGTAACCGGTGACAACACCTGGGCTGATCAGGTATTGCGACCCGTTTCCCTTTCCGTCACGGGTGCGGTGGTCGCTTTTTCTGCATTGTCGCTTCCGAGGGACACGCTGGTTCCCTTCAACGACACCATCATGTTGTATGGCAGGATTCAGAATAACGGCGACGGGCTCGACTTTTATGGCGTGAATGTCACCGATTCGAAGGGGTGGGAAATCATCTATCCGGTGCAATACAACTATGCTGGTCAGGGACAGTGGGTCGACGTATGGTTTGGCGTTGTTGTACCGACCTGGCCGGGGATTGACACGGTCGAGCACGTTTATTATTCGTTCTTTAGCCACCTTGATACCAGCCAGCACATTGACGATTCGTGCATTTTATTCGTCTCAATTACCGATGTGAACGACGGCAGCAGTTCGCTGCCGAACGGATTCACGCTGTTCCAAAACTACCCGAACCCGTTCAATCCGAGCACGGTTGTTTCGTTCTCGCTGCCGAGCCGAAGCGCCGTGCAGTTCGAAGTGTACGATATGCTAGGGCGACAGGTTGAATTCCGAGACCTGGGGAGTCTGAATTCGGGCAACCACGAGATCGAGTTTGACGCTTCATCGCTTGCCAGCGGCGTCTATCTGTATCGCATCGTGACCGAAGAGGCGAGCCTCTCGCGGAAGATGATGCTGGTCAAATAGAATTATCATCCGATCGTGAACCTTGGAAAACCCCGGCTGCCGCCGGGGTTTTTCTTATAGTGGAGTGTGACGGGTGACAGGAGCCTTTGGAAATGCTCTTCGAGTCCGGCAAGCTTCCGGCGAAATCGGAGCAGTGGTGTCAATTTAGTAGTTGCTCGCTGGTTGCGATGGGTGGTATACTTTTTGATATATTTGATTTGGACAATTCTGCAGCAAGGACACATGTGCCGCTGAAACTCAAGGTTATCGCCCGCACGGACAAAGGGCTGGTCCGCCCCGGCAATGAGGATTATCTCCATATCGATGACGAAAACCTGGTGTACGCAGTATGCGACGGTATGGGAGGACACCAGGCCGGTGAGGTAGCATCGATGACCGCCTCAGAAGTTATCAAGACGGCGTTTTTGGAATTTTCCGCGGAATTGATGCAGGACCCCTTGCTCACGCTGAATCGAACCGTCCCCGGCACCGGCGACCTACTTCTCAAGGCAATTCGCCTGGCCAATCGGGCCATTTATCGGAAGGCGCAGATGGACCCATCGCTGACCGGCATGGGCACAACGATCATCTCGGTGGCCTGTGAGGCGGACATCATGTCAATCGCTCACGTGGGGGACAGCCGCGCCTACCGTCTGCGTCAGGACAAGATCGAGCCGCTTACTGTCGACCACTCCTGGGTGGCGGAGATGCAGGCTCAGCAGAATCTCAGCCGGGAAGA
Encoded proteins:
- a CDS encoding T9SS type A sorting domain-containing protein is translated as MRKRIVMLLLAAGITVCLSGNLSAQIIPTPWWAGFYDSLYLSTFNGDSLPPGSIIQAYDPQDVLCGQDTVGVAGTFGFMSVYGDDVANTPAVDEGAVDGDSIRFKVNGRWATVTGDNTWADQVLRPVSLSVTGAVVAFSALSLPRDTLVPFNDTIMLYGRIQNNGDGLDFYGVNVTDSKGWEIIYPVQYNYAGQGQWVDVWFGVVVPTWPGIDTVEHVYYSFFSHLDTSQHIDDSCILFVSITDVNDGSSSLPNGFTLFQNYPNPFNPSTVVSFSLPSRSAVQFEVYDMLGRQVEFRDLGSLNSGNHEIEFDASSLASGVYLYRIVTEEASLSRKMMLVK